Proteins encoded by one window of Paenibacillus sp. J23TS9:
- the secG gene encoding preprotein translocase subunit SecG → MDILLKVLLVVFSVALIAIVLLQKGKSAGLAGAISGGAEHLFGKTKARGMDLVLQRVTVVVAACFFILAILTAVFAK, encoded by the coding sequence ATGGATATCTTATTGAAGGTGCTGCTTGTGGTTTTCTCTGTTGCTTTGATCGCAATTGTTCTTTTGCAGAAAGGGAAAAGCGCAGGTCTGGCCGGTGCCATCTCCGGTGGCGCAGAACATCTTTTCGGAAAAACGAAAGCACGCGGCATGGATTTGGTCTTGCAGCGCGTCACGGTGGTTGTCGCAGCCTGCTTCTTTATTCTGGCCATTCTTACGGCTGTCTTTGCGAAATAA